A stretch of DNA from Synergistaceae bacterium:
AGATGAAGCGTCGCCATATTGTCCCGTTATCTTTGCAAGTAAAATCTATCTTGAACGAGTTGCGCCCGATCACCGGTAAAAGCCGCTGGATATTCCCGTCGCCTAGAGATAATCTACACTGCATGTCAGAAAATGGAGTCAGAGTCTCACTAAGGACTATAGGCTACACGAACGAGTAAATAACCCCTCACGGATTTCGTGCAATGTTTTCGACAATAGCAAACGAAAATGGAATCAATCGCGATGTAATCGAACGACAGCTGGCACACGTTGAGAATAATTCAGTGCGGGGCGCATACAATCACGCAGAATACATGAACGAGTGAATAAAGTTAATGCAATGGGGGCAGATTATCTTGACGGGCTGGAATAAGAAAACGGACTCAATATTACTGAGACCGCCTATCAAACAAAACAAAGTAATAATAATCGCTTGGCAGGGGATTTGCAAATCGAGAATTCACAGCCCTAGAAGTCATTATATAAACCATAGCAGTCAATTCGCCTAAATCTTCACCATCAAGAGACTTGACATGAACTATCAAATTTTTCTTTCGGTAAAAGCGCGGAAATCCCTCATACCTGTCTAAATTTTTCTCATCTTGCGCAGAAATCTTCCAGACAAGCACCGGCGTATCAAAATTTTCATTTTCTTGAATCGTCGCAAACTGCCGAAACAATAACCGCCAGCCGTGTAAAATTCCAGTCCCTACAATTACAGCGTCAGGGGTTCTCTTTTCCATTTGCTCGACTGAAAGATTACTGCCATACGCAATATAATATTTACTTGTCATTCTTAAACGTTCCCTTCTCCAGAATGACGGTTTGTCCTTCAGGAATATTATAATCTATCTCTTGACCATCATCGATAGCATAAACTTCTACGCCGTCAAAATCCTCTTGATGGTGAACTCATAGCTCCTGCCTTGCGTAAAACTCTTAATAAATTTTGCAGTCTCTCGATGTCTTCGTAGTGAAGTATCGGAGTAACAAGTTCGCATTTTTCCGAGTCGTTACCTGCAATGCTTACATCGCGCTGAAATTTCCATTCGCGTCCCTGTGAGTCCCATGCGCTCCAAGTCATGTAGTCATTGCGTGCTGCTGTGTTGTGATAATTTCCAGTTCCGAAAAACTCTGCTGCGAGTTTGGCTGCTTTACGGCGGGTAATGTTGTTCATTTCTACTCTATTTCTACTATGATTGCTTGTTTCTTTATAATTCATGACACTACATTTGCATTTGATAATATTATATTAAATAAATTTATTATATAACTATATTATTATTTTGATTTCTAATATTTAGATAGAAATAATAAACACAAAAATTTTTTGTTATATCTTAAAGAAGTACCGCCGGGATAATCGGAAATTCTTTAGTGTACCAGTCTTGATAAATTGATTTTACTTCAATAATGCCGCTGACCTTAAAACCGCATTTTGTGAACGCCGCCATGTTGATTAATAAATTCGAGCTCTGCGACGAAATCGTGAACTCTCTAACACCTGCATTGCGCAACGTTTCCGCTATTTCTGGGACATCTTTCTCCCAAACTGTAACTGAGCCGTTGAAGTCGAGTAGCTTATTACCTGACTCTTTGCTTTTCTTATAGGCGAAATAAATCGCTCTGTTAATTTCCTTGTTGCCTTCAAAATCTCTAATAAATACTACGTTTCCGTTCATTTTTTACTACTCCTTTGCTTGATTTGATAGTGTTATATTAACTCTAATTAATTATTATACAAGTATATTTTTAATATTTTTATGGTAAAATATGCGTTGTAAAAAATTTAATTAGGAGGCAAAATTTTATGGATATATCCGAATTTGTATCAATAGACGAGGCAGCCGAAATTTTAGGCTATAACAAGAGCAATGTCGGACTTCTTTGCAGACAAGGAAAATTTGACGGGACAATTAGAATAGGTAAACGCTGGCTAATCCCGCGAAAATCAGTCGAGAATTACAAGCCCGGACCTCAGGGTTTTGCGGCAATCTGGGCACGGAGGCACAAAGAAGAGGAATCAGAAATTGAGAACGAAAATTTTGATAATTTGAGCGATGATGATAGGCAACACGAAATCGAAAAGTTATATCAGGAATTGCGAATTGCCGAAGAAAAAAATCTGAATCTCCTCCGGCAAATTGATTTAATGCGTAGAAAACTTCATAAATTGCTGAAAAAATAGCCTGCTTACTTCTCAGCTTTGAGATAATGCCGATTTCCAAATGCGTCAATAGTTGAAACTCGCGCATATTCGGCTGTCTCTCGGTCTGGCGTGAATTTGCTGAAAAGTTTTAATTTGTTCAAGTTCGCCGCCAATTCTTCACCCGTTTTGCTTTCTTCCACTGCGTCGAGAATTTTAATCACGCTGCAATTATCCTTGAAATAAAGTGATGTGAGATTCTCACTTACCCCGTCGGCTGTCATTAATTCGGGATTTCTCATAAATATACACCTCCGCTAAAATTTTTATTGTGTATATTCACTCTGAAATGCTTTTATCGCAAGTCATCAGGCAGCATTTTTTATTTGGTCAGATGCATCTTCTTTTTTGTGAGCATTCTCAAAATGTTTCCATAAAATTTGCGGAATTGGTACACCTAGCGCGTGGGCATTCTCAATTATGCTTTTTCCTTCATTTGCTATATAAAACATGCACACTCCATAACGAATTGCTCCGGGATCGTCCGGAATCATCAAATCTAACAAATGCGCAATCCCGACAAAAGTCAGCATAGTACATTTTCGCATAATTCCCTTAAACCCTATCGAACTTGACAGCGTGCATTCTATCCATGCGACGGATAATCCCGTTATATAATCAACT
This window harbors:
- a CDS encoding gamma-glutamylcyclotransferase; translated protein: MTSKYYIAYGSNLSVEQMEKRTPDAVIVGTGILHGWRLLFRQFATIQENENFDTPVLVWKISAQDEKNLDRYEGFPRFYRKKNLIVHVKSLDGEDLGELTAMVYIMTSRAVNSRFANPLPSDYYYFVLFDRRSQ
- a CDS encoding amidoligase family protein — protein: MNYKETSNHSRNRVEMNNITRRKAAKLAAEFFGTGNYHNTAARNDYMTWSAWDSQGREWKFQRDVSIAGNDSEKCELVTPILHYEDIERLQNLLRVLRKAGAMSSPSRGF
- a CDS encoding helix-turn-helix domain-containing protein yields the protein MDISEFVSIDEAAEILGYNKSNVGLLCRQGKFDGTIRIGKRWLIPRKSVENYKPGPQGFAAIWARRHKEEESEIENENFDNLSDDDRQHEIEKLYQELRIAEEKNLNLLRQIDLMRRKLHKLLKK
- a CDS encoding phage holin family protein, with translation MEEQLIEIATDNTTIDFIISSLLGLLAWFFGGRDTLLEVLLVMILVDYITGLSVAWIECTLSSSIGFKGIMRKCTMLTFVGIAHLLDLMIPDDPGAIRYGVCMFYIANEGKSIIENAHALGVPIPQILWKHFENAHKKEDASDQIKNAA